A genomic stretch from Shewanella sediminis HAW-EB3 includes:
- a CDS encoding ATP-binding protein produces MTTQEYVVSTEDDCYIGRVASVDTNRALILAESPEVIQTLTVSDLVAIQGATPQEFLVGIIEKVKRSIGSPILIEPEDEESEEEDFDVVVDHDVVQVALIGTYWEVLGDNRQIFKRGAKYFPRVDKKVFLIKEDSLENLMSVVASDTPEEIQLVLGTYGNTQSKAVANGDKLFQRHAALLGSTGSGKSWTVASLLEQAAKLEHTNIILFDLHGEYKTLTRECVEDGKEPIAEYYKIAGPADIENKNSSSVFVPHWLLNKDEMLALLLDRSDNNAPNQSSRFTHHVRELKQQYLVENELTELTDGLTIDSPIPYSIRHLLDRLSTDDNGTKPGANAKPVKGDWNGKLTRFIGRLETKIDDKRNSFLFKSPNGSNEYEWLATYANQFLETKSDSFGIKVIDFSEVPSDILPIVIGVLTRFLYNVQFWRAEEDRTPIAFVCDEAHIYLPTKDASDADSRIALDTFEKVAKEGRKYGVSLLVVSQRPSDVSRTILSQCNNLIALRLSNPQDQQVVHKMMPDSLSSLTSVLPILDTGEAVVLGDAVLLPSRIKLNKPNLEPASATKDFWRDWSSKESKGDSIIFAVESLRRQSRLR; encoded by the coding sequence ATGACAACACAAGAGTATGTAGTATCAACGGAAGATGACTGTTATATAGGCAGAGTGGCTAGTGTCGATACAAATCGAGCTCTCATATTAGCTGAATCACCAGAAGTTATTCAAACACTTACAGTTTCAGATTTAGTTGCTATTCAAGGAGCTACACCTCAAGAGTTTTTGGTTGGCATCATTGAGAAAGTAAAACGAAGTATCGGTAGCCCTATATTAATAGAACCAGAGGATGAAGAAAGTGAAGAGGAAGACTTTGATGTTGTCGTTGATCATGACGTTGTTCAAGTTGCACTCATTGGTACTTATTGGGAGGTTCTTGGAGACAATCGTCAAATTTTTAAGCGTGGAGCAAAGTACTTTCCAAGAGTTGATAAAAAAGTTTTTTTAATAAAAGAAGACAGTCTTGAAAACTTGATGTCAGTTGTTGCTAGCGATACTCCAGAGGAAATTCAATTAGTACTTGGTACCTATGGGAATACCCAATCAAAAGCTGTTGCAAATGGCGACAAGCTTTTTCAACGACACGCAGCTCTCCTTGGTAGCACTGGTTCAGGGAAAAGCTGGACAGTAGCATCACTTCTAGAGCAAGCCGCAAAATTAGAACATACAAATATTATTCTTTTTGATCTTCATGGTGAGTATAAAACTCTAACTAGAGAATGTGTTGAAGATGGGAAGGAACCAATAGCAGAATATTATAAAATTGCAGGGCCTGCTGATATTGAAAATAAAAATTCTAGCTCTGTATTTGTTCCACACTGGTTGCTTAATAAAGATGAAATGTTAGCTTTGCTATTAGATCGGTCTGATAATAACGCGCCTAATCAGTCATCTCGATTTACTCACCACGTAAGAGAGTTAAAACAACAATACCTAGTTGAGAATGAACTCACAGAACTTACTGATGGATTAACGATTGATTCACCTATTCCATATTCAATTCGACACCTTTTAGACCGACTATCTACTGATGATAATGGTACAAAGCCAGGAGCAAATGCAAAGCCTGTAAAGGGGGATTGGAATGGGAAGCTAACAAGATTTATTGGCCGACTTGAAACAAAAATAGACGATAAGAGAAACTCGTTTTTATTTAAATCTCCAAATGGATCAAATGAGTACGAATGGCTAGCTACTTATGCAAACCAGTTTCTGGAAACAAAATCGGACTCATTCGGTATAAAAGTTATAGATTTTTCAGAAGTTCCTTCTGACATATTACCAATAGTAATTGGTGTGTTAACTCGATTCTTGTATAATGTACAGTTTTGGAGAGCAGAAGAAGATCGAACCCCTATTGCTTTTGTATGCGATGAAGCGCATATATATTTACCAACAAAAGATGCTAGTGATGCTGACTCTAGAATTGCTTTAGATACTTTTGAAAAAGTAGCTAAAGAAGGCAGAAAGTACGGAGTGTCTTTGCTAGTTGTTAGTCAGCGACCTTCAGATGTCAGCCGAACTATTTTGAGCCAATGTAACAACCTTATCGCATTAAGGCTAAGCAACCCCCAAGATCAACAAGTCGTACATAAAATGATGCCTGATTCATTAAGCTCTCTGACATCTGTTTTACCCATCCTGGATACTGGTGAGGCAGTAGTATTAGGTGACGCAGTATTGCTGCCGTCTCGTATAAAGTTAAATAAGCCTAACCTTGAACCAGCAAGTGCTACTAAAGACTTTTGGCGTGATTGGTCTAGCAAGGAATCTAAAGGAGACTCTATAATTTTTGCGGTTGAATCATTGCGACGACAATCGAGGTTAAGATAG
- a CDS encoding SIR2 family protein: protein MDVDSVKKHLQEFFVQSPLVLVGSGLSLGEGISGMWHLSQHLKKVIPKLVEGKLLAEWKQVEELIDQDVGFEDAMASLKQGSDLVPFIVSETTRLIGKDEKSIIEAVVLQEKQLSFSLLLNHLLHNQNELIIVTPNYDRLIELACESVGLDIITGFNGYYCGTHDPNGEKDKISVIERKRNLRGGSGVRVSVKKHAKIFKPHGSLDWYEINGNIIRLPYESSARRLIITPGTSKFREGYQHPFDYHRELANRYIQETKSILIIGYGFNDEQLEVHLLNKLREGVPALVITKVLTPKAIRICDSLNNVTLVSVGRNDNETKIRIGGVETLHDGNWWSLNEFINGVLR from the coding sequence TTGGACGTTGACTCAGTAAAAAAGCATCTACAAGAGTTTTTTGTACAAAGCCCGCTAGTGCTTGTTGGCTCTGGATTATCTTTGGGCGAGGGTATATCCGGTATGTGGCACCTTTCTCAACATTTAAAAAAAGTAATTCCAAAACTCGTTGAAGGGAAATTGTTAGCAGAATGGAAACAGGTAGAAGAGCTAATTGATCAGGATGTTGGTTTTGAAGATGCTATGGCATCATTAAAACAAGGTAGTGATTTGGTTCCTTTTATTGTTTCGGAGACGACCAGACTTATAGGTAAAGATGAGAAATCAATAATTGAAGCTGTTGTTCTACAAGAAAAACAATTATCGTTTTCTCTTTTGTTAAATCACCTATTACACAATCAAAATGAACTAATTATTGTTACGCCAAATTATGATCGCCTCATAGAGTTAGCCTGTGAATCAGTTGGCCTCGATATAATTACTGGTTTCAATGGTTATTACTGTGGTACACATGACCCTAACGGCGAAAAAGACAAAATTTCAGTTATCGAAAGAAAAAGAAATTTAAGAGGTGGTTCTGGGGTTAGAGTTTCAGTAAAAAAGCATGCAAAAATATTTAAACCTCATGGAAGCCTAGATTGGTATGAAATCAATGGGAATATTATAAGGTTGCCTTACGAAAGTAGTGCGCGAAGATTAATTATTACTCCGGGTACAAGCAAGTTTAGAGAAGGCTACCAACACCCATTTGACTATCACCGAGAATTAGCAAATAGATATATTCAAGAAACCAAGTCGATATTGATTATTGGATACGGATTTAATGATGAGCAACTTGAGGTTCATTTGTTAAATAAGCTTCGTGAAGGCGTTCCTGCTTTAGTTATTACCAAGGTGCTAACACCTAAAGCAATAAGAATCTGTGACAGTCTAAATAACGTTACCTTGGTTTCAGTTGGTAGAAACGATAACGAGACCAAAATCAGAATCGGTGGGGTTGAAACTCTTCACGATGGCAATTGGTGGTCACTAAATGAATTTATAAATGGAGTTTTAAGATGA